Proteins encoded within one genomic window of Mesobacillus subterraneus:
- a CDS encoding exodeoxyribonuclease VII small subunit — protein MADEKKLSFEQAMDQLETIVEKLEEGDVPLEEAISFYKEGMELSKLCHDKLKNVEDQLAQIITEDGRTEGFSINEEE, from the coding sequence ATGGCGGATGAAAAAAAACTAAGTTTTGAACAGGCGATGGATCAACTTGAGACTATAGTTGAAAAACTTGAAGAAGGCGATGTGCCTTTGGAAGAAGCGATCTCTTTTTATAAAGAAGGAATGGAATTATCCAAGCTTTGCCATGATAAGTTAAAGAATGTGGAAGATCAGCTGGCCCAGATCATTACTGAAGATGGACGAACTGAAGGTTTCTCCATAAATGAGGAGGAATAG
- the accC gene encoding acetyl-CoA carboxylase biotin carboxylase subunit, giving the protein MIKKLLIANRGEIAVRVIRACRELGVESVAVYSEADKESLHVQLADEAYCIGPKASKDSYLNFTNIISVAKLTGCDAIHPGYGFLAENADFAELCRECNIIFVGPSPEAIQQMGTKDVARETMKKANVPIVPGSQGIIESTKDAVSLANDIGYPVIIKATAGGGGKGIRVARTEQEMIKGINITQQEAMTAFGNPGVYIEKYIEDFRHVEIQVLADSYGNTIHLGERDCSIQRRLQKLLEETPSPALDGEVRAEMGAAAVKAAKAVDYTGAGTVEFIYDYHNRKFYFMEMNTRIQVEHPVTEMVTGVDLIKEQIKIASGERLNLKQEDVEFNGWAIECRINAENPAKNFMPSAGKIKMYLPPGGFGVRIDSAAYPGYTIPPYYDSMIAKVITYGSSREEAIDRMKRALGEFVIEGIHTTIPFHLKLLNHEDFVEGQFNTKFLEMHDLMKEE; this is encoded by the coding sequence ATGATAAAAAAATTATTGATAGCCAATAGAGGAGAAATCGCAGTCCGGGTCATCCGTGCCTGCAGGGAATTGGGAGTCGAATCTGTAGCTGTATACTCTGAGGCTGATAAGGAATCACTTCATGTACAGCTTGCTGATGAAGCATATTGTATCGGACCGAAAGCTTCAAAAGACAGCTATTTGAATTTCACAAATATTATCAGCGTAGCGAAACTGACTGGTTGTGACGCCATCCACCCTGGATATGGTTTCCTTGCTGAAAATGCTGATTTCGCCGAGCTTTGCAGAGAGTGCAACATCATTTTCGTCGGACCATCTCCTGAAGCAATCCAACAAATGGGTACGAAAGATGTCGCAAGGGAAACAATGAAGAAGGCAAATGTTCCAATCGTTCCTGGATCACAGGGAATCATTGAGAGCACGAAAGATGCTGTCAGCCTTGCAAACGACATCGGTTATCCTGTCATTATCAAAGCGACAGCAGGAGGCGGGGGTAAAGGAATCCGTGTTGCCAGAACGGAGCAGGAGATGATCAAAGGCATCAATATCACCCAGCAGGAAGCGATGACAGCATTCGGTAATCCGGGTGTTTATATTGAAAAATATATCGAAGACTTCCGCCATGTTGAAATCCAGGTGCTTGCAGACAGCTATGGCAACACCATTCATCTCGGCGAACGTGATTGCTCAATCCAGAGGCGCCTTCAAAAGCTTCTCGAGGAAACACCATCACCTGCACTTGACGGAGAAGTAAGGGCTGAAATGGGAGCAGCTGCAGTCAAAGCGGCGAAAGCAGTTGATTATACCGGAGCCGGCACGGTAGAATTTATTTATGATTATCACAATCGTAAATTTTATTTCATGGAGATGAATACTCGCATACAGGTTGAACATCCTGTAACTGAAATGGTAACAGGCGTCGATTTAATCAAAGAACAGATCAAGATTGCTTCAGGTGAAAGGCTGAACCTGAAACAGGAAGATGTTGAGTTCAATGGATGGGCGATTGAATGCCGCATCAACGCAGAAAATCCTGCAAAAAACTTCATGCCATCTGCGGGTAAAATCAAAATGTATCTCCCTCCAGGCGGATTTGGTGTTAGAATAGACTCAGCGGCATATCCTGGTTATACAATCCCGCCTTACTATGATTCAATGATTGCGAAGGTCATTACTTATGGAAGCAGTCGGGAAGAAGCAATTGACCGCATGAAGAGAGCGCTTGGTGAGTTTGTGATTGAAGGCATTCACACAACCATCCCGTTCCATCTCAAGCTGCTGAACCATGAGGATTTCGTGGAAGGGCAGTTCAATACAAAATTTTTAGAAATGCATGATCTTATGAAAGAAGAATAA
- the folD gene encoding bifunctional methylenetetrahydrofolate dehydrogenase/methenyltetrahydrofolate cyclohydrolase FolD: MAASIIDGKEISKKKKLEIADEVQELKKQGMTPGLAVILVGDNQASRTYVNSKQKTARELGMHNVLIEYPVSITEQELLAKIDELNRDENIHGILVQLPLPDHISEKNLIEAISPEKDVDGFHPINIGRMMTGQDAFLPCTPYGVMVMMKEIGFDLAGKHVVVVGRSNIVGKPAGQLFLNENATVTYCHSRTKDLKEHTKQADVVIAAVGKAGLITADHIKPGAVVIDVGMNRDDQGKLCGDVAYDEVKEKAGYITPVPGGVGPMTIAMLMFNTMKSAKNRLNRLQNSNL, encoded by the coding sequence ATGGCTGCTAGTATTATTGATGGAAAAGAAATTTCTAAAAAGAAGAAACTCGAAATTGCCGACGAGGTTCAGGAGCTGAAAAAGCAGGGAATGACTCCAGGCCTGGCTGTGATACTTGTCGGTGATAACCAGGCATCGAGAACCTATGTCAACAGCAAGCAAAAAACTGCAAGGGAACTTGGGATGCATAATGTTCTGATAGAATATCCTGTCTCTATTACTGAACAGGAGCTATTGGCTAAGATTGACGAACTCAATCGTGATGAAAACATTCACGGCATCTTGGTTCAGCTGCCTCTTCCAGATCACATCAGTGAAAAAAATCTGATTGAGGCTATTTCCCCTGAAAAAGACGTTGATGGCTTCCATCCAATCAATATTGGTCGGATGATGACTGGCCAGGATGCTTTTTTACCGTGCACGCCATATGGTGTAATGGTGATGATGAAGGAAATAGGGTTTGACCTTGCAGGGAAGCATGTAGTTGTCGTAGGCAGAAGCAATATTGTCGGCAAGCCGGCAGGCCAGCTTTTCTTGAATGAAAATGCAACAGTTACATACTGCCATTCGAGGACAAAAGATTTAAAGGAACACACGAAACAGGCGGATGTAGTCATAGCCGCAGTCGGGAAAGCCGGCCTGATTACCGCTGACCATATCAAACCAGGAGCTGTCGTCATCGATGTTGGCATGAACCGCGATGATCAAGGCAAACTGTGTGGTGATGTAGCCTATGATGAAGTCAAGGAAAAAGCCGGCTATATCACTCCTGTACCTGGGGGTGTTGGTCCAATGACCATCGCCATGTTGATGTTCAATACCATGAAGTCTGCAAAGAACCGTTTGAATAGACTGCAAAATTCAAATCTATAA
- the nusB gene encoding transcription antitermination factor NusB, with product MKRRTAREKALQALFQIDISKVEVSDAIEHVLEEEAGDDYLNKLVNGTVEHQQEIDEEIKTYLEKWSLDRIAAVDRNLLRLAVYELKYCNEDVPMNVVLDEAIEIAKLYGDDQSSRFINGVLSKVKRSIS from the coding sequence ATGAAAAGAAGAACAGCACGAGAAAAGGCATTACAAGCCTTATTCCAGATTGATATAAGCAAGGTGGAAGTTTCAGACGCGATTGAACATGTCCTTGAAGAAGAAGCCGGGGATGATTACCTGAACAAGCTTGTGAACGGTACGGTTGAGCATCAGCAAGAAATCGATGAAGAGATCAAGACGTATCTAGAAAAATGGTCGCTCGACAGAATTGCAGCTGTTGACCGGAATCTTTTGCGCCTTGCCGTATACGAGTTGAAGTATTGTAACGAAGACGTACCAATGAATGTCGTTCTTGATGAAGCGATCGAAATTGCAAAATTATATGGGGATGACCAATCAAGCCGTTTCATTAATGGTGTTCTGTCCAAAGTAAAGCGGAGCATTTCCTAA
- the xseA gene encoding exodeoxyribonuclease VII large subunit, producing MDNQRYLTVNALTKYIKRKFDADPHLQGVYIKGEISNFKRHSSGHMYFTLKDEKARILAVMFAGAARTMNFKPENGMKVLVRGDISVYEGSGQYQVYIKEMKTDGVGDLFVAYEQLKKKLEQEGLFSPKYKQPIPKYPKAVGIVTSPTGAAIRDILTTIKRRYPITKILIFPALVQGEQGGPSIVRAIEKANARADIDVLIIGRGGGSIEELWNFNEESVARAIFSSKIPIISAVDHETDFTIADFVADMRAPTPTGAAELTVPHIQELSERVMNRETRLMRAMREKVFFQQERYQRLIRSYAFRYPRKLYEQKLEQVDKLTESLTRGAEKLYFSKNDALLQLKRRLERSHPEELRKVSADRRVRTTRALNRAMTAVLSEKRKEFQGILSTLEALSPLKIMDRGYSLAYTDDGELIKTVSQVKPERKIKVKLSDGSIQCVVTDIKESENNGG from the coding sequence ATGGATAATCAGCGTTATCTAACCGTCAACGCGTTAACCAAATACATAAAACGAAAATTCGATGCCGATCCGCATCTTCAGGGCGTCTATATCAAAGGGGAGATTTCCAACTTTAAAAGGCATTCGAGCGGTCATATGTATTTTACGCTCAAGGATGAGAAAGCCCGAATTCTTGCTGTCATGTTCGCTGGTGCCGCCAGGACCATGAATTTTAAGCCTGAAAATGGCATGAAGGTTCTGGTAAGAGGAGATATCTCAGTGTATGAAGGCAGTGGACAGTATCAGGTATACATAAAAGAAATGAAAACCGATGGAGTTGGCGATTTATTTGTTGCTTATGAGCAGCTGAAGAAGAAGCTTGAGCAAGAAGGCCTTTTTTCTCCAAAGTACAAGCAGCCTATACCGAAGTACCCAAAAGCCGTTGGCATTGTTACTTCACCAACTGGAGCAGCAATCCGCGATATTTTAACAACAATCAAGCGAAGATACCCCATTACGAAGATACTCATTTTTCCTGCACTGGTACAGGGAGAACAGGGAGGCCCATCCATTGTTAGGGCAATTGAGAAGGCAAATGCAAGGGCAGATATTGATGTTCTGATTATTGGCCGCGGGGGCGGATCGATTGAAGAGCTATGGAATTTTAATGAGGAATCTGTTGCCAGGGCAATTTTCTCCTCGAAAATTCCTATTATTTCAGCAGTCGACCATGAAACAGACTTTACAATCGCTGACTTTGTCGCGGATATGAGAGCACCGACTCCAACTGGAGCGGCGGAGCTGACCGTTCCTCATATCCAGGAGCTCAGTGAGAGGGTAATGAACAGAGAAACAAGATTAATGAGGGCGATGAGGGAAAAGGTGTTCTTCCAGCAGGAGCGCTATCAGCGGCTGATCAGGTCATATGCCTTTCGTTATCCAAGGAAGTTATATGAACAAAAACTTGAACAAGTAGACAAGCTGACAGAATCGCTGACTCGTGGAGCTGAAAAGCTTTATTTTTCAAAAAACGATGCACTTCTTCAACTGAAGAGAAGATTAGAACGAAGTCACCCAGAAGAATTGAGAAAGGTGTCTGCTGACAGGCGCGTAAGAACTACGAGGGCTTTAAACAGAGCTATGACAGCCGTTTTATCTGAGAAGCGAAAGGAGTTCCAAGGAATACTTTCAACGCTTGAAGCCTTAAGCCCTCTGAAGATTATGGATCGAGGCTATAGCCTTGCATACACAGACGATGGTGAACTGATCAAAACAGTCTCCCAGGTAAAACCTGAACGGAAAATAAAGGTGAAGCTTTCTGATGGAAGCATTCAATGTGTTGTGACAGATATCAAGGAGAGTGAAAACAATGGCGGATGA
- a CDS encoding Asp23/Gls24 family envelope stress response protein, with protein MSEQQHLLEMSHDENGLGKVEIAPEVIEVIASIAASEVEGVTQMRGSFAAGVVERLGKKNHGKGVKVELAEEGIKVDVYCVMKFGVSIPVVAQKIQDNIRQALLNMTALDATEVNIHVVGVQFENQKVEPEVEQEV; from the coding sequence ATGAGTGAACAGCAACATTTACTTGAAATGAGCCATGATGAGAACGGCTTAGGGAAAGTGGAAATTGCACCTGAAGTAATTGAAGTCATTGCAAGCATCGCTGCATCCGAAGTAGAAGGTGTAACGCAAATGCGCGGCAGCTTCGCGGCTGGAGTAGTTGAAAGACTAGGTAAGAAAAATCACGGCAAAGGTGTAAAGGTCGAACTTGCAGAAGAAGGAATCAAGGTTGACGTTTATTGTGTCATGAAGTTTGGCGTGTCCATTCCTGTGGTTGCTCAAAAAATCCAGGATAACATCCGCCAGGCATTATTGAACATGACTGCACTTGATGCAACTGAAGTAAATATTCATGTAGTCGGCGTCCAGTTTGAAAACCAAAAAGTAGAACCTGAAGTCGAACAAGAAGTTTAA